The DNA sequence CACCTCGGCCACCACATTCTCGTAGTGGGGACGATCCTGCATGGTGCGCGGTTCGCCCTGCATATGCATCACGCAGGCCGGCGCGCCTGCCTCCGCACAGATCCGCACCATCTCGGGATTCCGCAGGCCGGTCACGTCATTGATCAGGTGGGCGCCGGCTTCCAGGGCTGCGTGCGCCACCTCGGGTTTCATCGTATCCACGCTGAGCAGAACATTTTCCTGCACCAGGACCCGGAGCAGAGGCAGCACACGGTCAAGCTCGACCTCGGCCGGCACCGGGTCTGCGCCAGGACGGGTGCTTTCACCACCGATATCCAGGATCAGCACGCCAGCCTCCTGCATGGCCCGGGCCCGGGCCAGGGCAGCGTCGAGCATGTGGTGCCGGCCACCATCACTGAAACTGTCGGGGGTGACGTTCAGGATGCCCATGACGGTAGTGCCCGCCCAGCTCACCCGCCAGCGTCCCTCTCGAGTGCCCTCCGATCCAGGAACCGGAAATCCGAAGTGCAAGTGCTGGCCCTTCAGGAGGCCACTCCTGCAGCTTCCGGCCTGTCCGGATCCCCCTCGCTGCGCACCGCCGGCAGGGCAAAGCTGACCAGGACCCGCTGCCGTTCAGGGAAGGCGTCCACATAGGCAGGCATGCGCCGCCCTGAGCGGAACGGCACGTAGCTGTCCTGCGCCAGCGGCAGCCGG is a window from the Deinococcus malanensis genome containing:
- the folP gene encoding dihydropteroate synthase, coding for MGILNVTPDSFSDGGRHHMLDAALARARAMQEAGVLILDIGGESTRPGADPVPAEVELDRVLPLLRVLVQENVLLSVDTMKPEVAHAALEAGAHLINDVTGLRNPEMVRICAEAGAPACVMHMQGEPRTMQDRPHYENVVAEVHGYLRDQAAQVLAAGVPDVVLDPGIGFGKTRDHNLALLRALQDLTAGPHPVLVGASRKRLIDFLAGVPEAAERDPGSLALHLHAARHGAALVRAHAAEAHVQALRVQAALESRA